Proteins encoded together in one Fundidesulfovibrio magnetotacticus window:
- a CDS encoding JAB domain-containing protein — MLKKEDQKHYLGHRSRLKERLRRDSRALADYEVLELLVSYANPRRDAKPLAKALLARFGSLRGVYQANPAELLAVEGANAGLESFWTLWREFLARLGEQDVAERVQVDSPEVVANLARERLGALAGEEFWVLLVDAGNRVMGWERLSQGGANQSPVSPRDVVALALRRQAAGIVLVHNHPSGETRPSPADQEVTRLVGMAAHGVNLKVLDHVIVAGKKWSSLKKLGMM, encoded by the coding sequence AGGGATTCCCGCGCCCTGGCGGACTACGAGGTCCTGGAACTGCTCGTGAGCTACGCCAACCCCCGCAGGGACGCGAAGCCCCTGGCCAAGGCCCTGCTGGCGCGCTTCGGCAGCCTGCGCGGCGTCTACCAGGCCAACCCGGCCGAGCTTCTGGCCGTGGAGGGCGCGAACGCGGGCCTGGAGAGCTTCTGGACGCTCTGGCGGGAGTTCCTGGCCCGCCTGGGCGAGCAGGACGTGGCCGAGCGCGTGCAGGTGGACAGCCCCGAGGTGGTGGCCAACCTGGCCCGCGAACGCCTGGGCGCACTGGCGGGCGAGGAGTTCTGGGTGCTTTTGGTGGACGCGGGCAACCGCGTCATGGGCTGGGAGCGCCTGAGCCAGGGCGGCGCGAACCAGTCGCCGGTGTCCCCGCGCGACGTGGTGGCCCTGGCCCTGCGCAGGCAGGCCGCCGGGATCGTGCTGGTGCACAACCACCCCAGCGGCGAAACCCGGCCCTCCCCGGCCGACCAGGAGGTCACCCGGCTGGTGGGCATGGCCGCCCACGGCGTGAACCTCAAGGTGCTGGACCACGTGATCGTGGCCGGGAAAAAGTGGTCCAGCCTGAAGAAGCTGGGCATGATGTAG